In candidate division WOR-3 bacterium, one DNA window encodes the following:
- a CDS encoding Omp28-related outer membrane protein, whose product MNFYPPPYWYNGSFVYATPWLWLDGNKDPGYSYSGWETYLTNRLSVPSQLDIDMYAEFNSQTNAGFVDIWVYNEGADTLVRKLVCVLTESGLYYVASNGLQWHDHVCRDMIPDQNGTQITLYPGDTTYVHLDFTFDPTWVAANCEVLCLVQHDSLTADSIKDIMQGGKTSLVANAVEEQPVSLPREFKFSVCYTNDITVEYALPFASRVKYEIVDVSGRVLQTRNLGVQNAGQNFLRINRSEINCSSGAAFLIMKIDDTEYTEKLIFF is encoded by the coding sequence TTGAATTTTTACCCTCCGCCTTACTGGTATAACGGTTCGTTTGTTTACGCGACACCCTGGCTTTGGTTGGACGGAAACAAGGACCCCGGATACAGTTACTCTGGCTGGGAGACTTATTTGACAAACAGGCTGTCAGTCCCTTCCCAGCTCGATATAGACATGTACGCCGAATTCAACTCCCAAACGAACGCGGGATTCGTCGACATCTGGGTCTACAACGAAGGAGCGGACACACTCGTTAGAAAGCTAGTCTGCGTCCTCACTGAGTCGGGTCTTTATTATGTCGCGTCTAACGGCCTTCAGTGGCACGACCATGTGTGCAGGGATATGATACCGGACCAAAACGGGACGCAAATCACCCTTTATCCCGGCGACACTACTTATGTCCACCTCGACTTCACCTTCGATCCGACTTGGGTGGCAGCAAACTGCGAAGTTTTGTGCCTGGTTCAGCACGATTCCCTGACCGCCGACAGCATAAAGGACATCATGCAGGGAGGAAAAACTTCATTGGTTGCAAACGCTGTTGAAGAACAGCCCGTATCACTTCCCCGGGAATTCAAATTTTCAGTCTGTTATACAAACGATATCACCGTCGAATACGCCCTTCCGTTTGCCTCCCGTGTAAAATATGAAATAGTTGACGTATCAGGCAGAGTTCTTCAAACGCGCAATCTCGGCGTCCAGAATGCGGGACAGAACTTTTTGAGAATAAACAGATCGGAAATCAATTGCTCTTCAGGGGCGGCTTTCCTGATAATGAAGATAGACGACACCGAATACACTGAAAAACTTATTTTCTTTTAA
- a CDS encoding helix-turn-helix transcriptional regulator has translation MKNKVKQFRFQKNEMTQQKLAELTGVSRQTIIAIEKGAFNPSVRLALKIAKILETGVESLFFLEEKD, from the coding sequence GTGAAAAACAAAGTAAAACAGTTCCGGTTTCAAAAAAATGAAATGACTCAACAGAAACTTGCTGAATTAACCGGCGTGTCGAGGCAGACAATAATAGCAATAGAAAAAGGGGCTTTCAACCCTTCAGTAAGACTCGCTCTGAAAATAGCAAAAATATTAGAAACCGGCGTCGAGTCGCTTTTCTTTTTGGAAGAAAAAGATTAA
- a CDS encoding transposase, producing the protein MSRKRRIEFPGALYHVKARGNHGSPVFLNDEDKRKFLSKLKDYKEKYNFAVYAYSLFENHFHLLIETDLVPLSRIMQGLMQSYTQWFNKQHDTEGHLFQGRYKAVLCDKESLLLSLISYIHLKCLLTGAVQDPSLYEWSSHKTYISAEKSGLVDKDKVLPRFDPDPEAAIKKYNEYILESAVKENKFSLDISTDGNILGNEEFIEQVKRTQGRNIVIQTEKTKTLDEVAEMTEKITGIPVFDLKGIKRRNEIVGARALFVRLALHFTASKRKDIAQYLNRVPRNIPHLERKIRDDVFAKCLRSLNRPL; encoded by the coding sequence ATGTCAAGAAAAAGAAGAATTGAATTCCCGGGAGCCCTTTATCACGTCAAGGCGAGGGGCAATCACGGATCGCCTGTTTTCCTTAACGATGAGGACAAAAGAAAGTTTTTGTCAAAGCTGAAAGATTACAAGGAAAAATACAACTTTGCCGTTTATGCTTACTCCCTTTTCGAAAATCACTTTCATTTGCTTATAGAAACCGATTTGGTTCCGCTATCGAGGATTATGCAGGGATTGATGCAGTCTTATACTCAATGGTTCAACAAACAGCACGACACAGAAGGACACCTGTTTCAAGGCAGGTACAAAGCCGTGCTTTGCGACAAAGAGTCGTTATTGCTCTCTCTCATCAGTTATATACATTTGAAATGCTTGTTGACAGGCGCCGTTCAAGATCCTTCTCTGTATGAATGGAGTTCTCACAAAACCTATATCAGCGCCGAAAAAAGCGGCCTCGTTGACAAAGACAAAGTATTGCCGAGGTTCGATCCGGATCCTGAAGCCGCGATAAAAAAATACAACGAATACATTTTGGAATCAGCGGTCAAAGAAAATAAATTCTCATTAGATATATCGACGGACGGAAATATACTTGGAAATGAAGAGTTCATTGAACAGGTCAAAAGGACACAAGGCAGAAATATAGTGATCCAGACCGAAAAAACCAAAACTCTCGACGAAGTCGCCGAAATGACAGAAAAGATAACCGGCATTCCGGTATTTGATTTAAAAGGAATCAAACGCAGAAATGAAATTGTCGGAGCCCGCGCTCTTTTCGTCAGGCTCGCGCTTCATTTTACTGCAAGTAAAAGAAAAGACATCGCTCAATATCTGAACCGGGTCCCGCGAAACATTCCTCATCTCGAAAGAAAAATAAGAGACGATGTTTTCGCAAAATGCCTGAGGAGCCTCAACAGACCTCTCTGA